A single window of Aspergillus oryzae RIB40 DNA, chromosome 8 DNA harbors:
- a CDS encoding phosphatase PAP2 family protein (predicted protein), which translates to MVLSLLIPTSTITASVHGTRELSPWKRRLWEWHVGWLGLCLSLAGAFFVVLGLKDIVGKPRPDFLARCDPDLSNISAHLAGGLGLRREGAAVLVRASICQNTDAAVIKDGFAAFPSGHSSFAWAGLLYLSLWLCAKFAIIPPSHRTGHSALTRNGPPAYPLTSRPAAPPLYLLLIATIPVGLALCICATRYSDYMHAGWDIMSATIIGIFFACLSFRWYHTFPSTRLISPTEDGGGWAFPPRSRPHALWVAYGSRGYAENDNISGYEDLELRPVGH; encoded by the coding sequence ATGGTTCTCAGCCTCCTAATCCCGACCTCGACAATCACCGCATCAGTGCATGGAACGCGTGAATTAAGCCCCTGGAAGCGCCGTCTCTGGGAATGGCATGTAGGCTGGCTCGGTCTGTGCCTCAGTCTTGCTGGCGCCTTTTTCGTCGTCTTAGGACTGAAAGATATCGTCGGAAAGCCTCGACCTGATTTCCTGGCCCGATGCGACCCCGACCTTTCCAACATCTCCGCCCATCTAGCCGGCGGCTTAGGTCTGAGACGCGAAGGAGCCGCAGTTCTAGTCCGCGCCAGTATCTGTCAGAACACAGACGCTGCTGTTATCAAAGATGGATTTGCAGCTTTCCCATCGGGACACTCCTCCTTCGCCTGGGCAGgccttctctatctctcACTCTGGCTCTGCGCTAAATTTGCAATCATCCCGCCGTCTCATCGTACCGGACACTCCGCACTTACCAGGAACGGACCCCCAGCATACCCACTAACTTCACGGCCAGCCGCGCCGCCTCTATATCTCCTCTTGATTGCCACCATTCCTGTTGGTCTTGCCCTTTGCATCTGTGCGACCCGCTACTCAGACTACATGCATGCCGGGTGGGACATCATGAGCGCCACTATAATTGGAATCTTCTTCGCGTGTCTCAGCTTCCGGTGGTACCATACCTTCCCATCAACGAGGCTTATAAGTCCTACCGAGGACGGTGGAGGGTGGGCATTCCCACCACGGTCCAGACCGCACGCTCTTTGGGTGGCGTATGGTAGTCGAGGATATGCCGAAAATGACAATAtcagtggatatgaagattTGGAACTGAGGCCTGTGGGACACTGA
- a CDS encoding uncharacterized protein (predicted protein) has translation MADSIFDHVSNGNTPQYPAGKARIENIGNIYFSFIVMAVSLILIAFSCQELTQGGYIAFGKKYSQVCILWEDHRNDLFISGFGILTPIHWWIDPMGLLWLCTSIEECKLLIGVTVLIFRWNHAGRRLIVEVDVVMDSQNNFETLPNVDRAFVHIDYESTHRPEHAKKIYNNLAAERTDPVYQGHCMRQTLNSSQEATVLRR, from the exons ATGGCAGACTCCATCTTCGATCATGTCTCAAAT GGCAATACACCCCAATATCCTGCCGGCAAGGCTCGAATTGAAAACATCGGAAACatatacttctccttcatcgtGATGGCTGTGTCCCTGATCCTGATAGCCTTCTCATGTCAAGAGCTTACCCAAGGCGGATA CATTGCTTTCGGT AAAAAGTACTCTCAGGTCTGCATCTTGTGGGAAGACCATCGCAATGATCTGTTCATTAGTGGCTTCGGAATCCTGACTCCT ATTCACTGGTGGATTGACCCGATGGGGTTACTCTGGCTATGCACGTCCATTGAAGAATGCAAGCTTCTTATCGGCGTCA CTGTTCTCATTTTCCGGTGGAACCATGCTGGCCGGCGTCTCATTGTCGAAGTGGATGTTGTGATGGATTCGCAGAACAACTTTGAGACCTTACCGAATGTCGACCGGGCATTTGTTCATATTGATTATGAGTCAACACATCGGCCAGAGCATGCCAAAAAGATTTATAATAATTTGGCTGCGGAGAGAACAGATCCCGTGTATCAGGGGCACTGCATGAGACAGACACTAAATAGTTCTCAAGAGGCCACAGTGCTTAGGCGCTGA
- a CDS encoding uncharacterized protein (predicted protein) has protein sequence MKVSRSYNVQGKCSSHSQIFYIYVLLYKIQISLAKISVCLFLLRIFQSTAFRYTAYTIIGLNAAIAVTWVLVDGLRCTPVHLAWTGWAKEEQGKCIDFIAATFANSFVNIAVDAVMVAMPVYEVMKLNLSARKKLGVGVMFAMGLV, from the coding sequence ATGAAGGTAAGTCGTTCCTATAACGTTCAGGGAAAATGCTCATCTCATTCTCAGATCTTCTATATCTATGTTTTGTTATACAAAATTCAGATATCCCTCGCCAAGATCTCCGTGTGTCTATTCCTATTGCGAATTTTCCAGTCGACAGCATTTCGCTACACAGCATATACTATTATCGGCCTCAACGCCGCAATCGCAGTAACCTGGGTTCTGGTTGACGGTCTTCGGTGCACCCCAGTCCATCTGGCTTGGACAGGATGGGCAAAGgaggaacaaggaaaatgTATAGACTTTATTGCAGCAACCTTCGCCAATAGCTTCGTCAACATTGCAGTCGACGCTGTTATGGTCGCGATGCCAGTGTACGAGGTGATGAAACTAAATCTCAGCGCGCGAAAGAAACTAGGAGTTGGTGTTATGTTTGCTATGGGGTTGGTGTGA